Proteins found in one Gemmatimonadota bacterium genomic segment:
- a CDS encoding sugar phosphate isomerase/epimerase, translating to MKIALQEGLLPGVTLDEKLDFAESLNVEGLEISGRGPARRIDELESALRNRAIRLVSLCGQGTFDFLDPDVDKRNHSIAEAKENLQVCGHFGAVGLILPPIFGPPRLPDLTPLADAVTLEMQLLTEIVRDLAAFAAEQQTKVLLEPLNRYEEHLLRQQERGIEIIRRAGDPPSASLLCDFFHMHIEETDTPATLRRIGRRYVGHVHMADNTRQEPGSGDIDWKAGLSALRDIGFDGYLAYECGITGDSEPERRETLARSVRFIQDLIKEG from the coding sequence ATGAAAATCGCCCTGCAGGAAGGTCTGCTCCCCGGCGTCACACTCGACGAGAAACTGGATTTCGCCGAATCATTGAACGTCGAAGGCCTCGAGATCTCCGGAAGGGGTCCGGCCCGGCGGATCGACGAACTGGAGTCCGCGCTGCGGAACCGCGCCATCCGGCTGGTCTCGCTCTGCGGCCAGGGCACCTTCGACTTCCTGGACCCGGACGTCGACAAGCGAAACCACAGCATTGCCGAGGCGAAGGAGAACCTGCAGGTTTGCGGGCATTTCGGCGCCGTCGGTCTCATCCTTCCGCCCATATTCGGGCCGCCGCGCCTCCCGGACCTCACGCCGCTGGCCGACGCCGTCACCCTGGAAATGCAACTGCTGACGGAGATCGTTCGGGACCTGGCCGCATTCGCCGCGGAGCAGCAGACGAAGGTGTTGCTGGAACCGTTGAACCGTTACGAGGAGCACCTGCTGAGGCAACAGGAGCGGGGCATCGAGATCATCCGGCGAGCCGGCGATCCGCCGTCGGCCAGCCTGCTGTGCGACTTTTTCCACATGCACATCGAGGAGACGGACACGCCGGCCACGCTCAGACGCATCGGACGCCGTTACGTGGGCCACGTGCACATGGCCGATAACACCCGCCAGGAACCGGGCTCCGGGGACATCGACTGGAAGGCGGGGCTGTCCGCCCTCAGGGACATCGGTTTCGACGGATACCTGGCCTATGAATGCGGTATTACCGGGGACAGCGAGCCGGAGAGAAGGGAGACCCTGGCGAGGTCCGTCAGGTTCATCCAGGACCTCATCAAGGAAGGATGA
- a CDS encoding dihydroxy-acid dehydratase, with product MSSSLRSARWFGPRDKVGFIHRSWMKNQGLPDHVFDGRPVIGICNTWSELTPCNAHFRTIAERVRRGVYEAGGFPVEFPVMSLGEPLMRPTTMLFRNLVSMDVEETIRANPLDGVILLVGCDKTTPALLMGAASCDLPTLAISGGPMLNGRFRGRNIGSGTDVYKFSDEVRAGTMSEEEFLEAESCMNRSTGHCMTMGTASTMASVVEALGLGMPGNAAIPAADARRMKLAHEAGARVVEMVREDLRMSRIVTREALENAIRVVGAVGGSTNSVVHLLAIAGRLGVDLSLQDWDKLGCDVPCIVNLMPSGKYLMEDFYYAGGLPAVIRELGDLIHRDALTVNGRTIGENTADAPCHDRDVIRTLDAPLTKAGGLAVLRGNLCPDGAIIKPSAASPGLMRHRGRAMVFENIEDLHDRIDDPDLDVEADDVLVLKNCGPKGYPGMAEVGNMPLPSKLLQRGVTDMVRISDARMSGTAFGTVVLHTAPEAAAGGTLALVKDGDMIALDVGQRRLELEVPEDELARRRARWSPPEPAMDRGYCRLYVDHVLQADRGVDFDFLVGGSGAPVARDSH from the coding sequence ATGTCATCGTCTCTACGCAGCGCCCGCTGGTTCGGACCCAGAGACAAAGTGGGGTTCATCCATCGAAGCTGGATGAAGAACCAGGGGCTTCCGGATCACGTCTTCGACGGCCGGCCCGTCATCGGCATCTGCAACACCTGGTCGGAACTGACGCCGTGCAACGCCCATTTCCGGACCATCGCGGAGCGGGTACGCCGGGGCGTCTACGAAGCGGGCGGGTTCCCGGTGGAGTTTCCCGTCATGTCCCTGGGCGAGCCCCTCATGCGGCCCACCACCATGCTCTTCCGCAACCTGGTGAGCATGGACGTCGAAGAAACCATCCGGGCCAATCCCCTCGACGGAGTAATCCTGCTCGTCGGTTGCGACAAGACCACCCCGGCCCTGCTCATGGGCGCGGCGAGCTGCGACCTGCCCACCCTGGCCATCTCGGGCGGGCCCATGCTCAACGGCCGGTTCAGGGGACGGAATATCGGGTCCGGCACGGACGTCTACAAGTTCAGCGACGAGGTGCGCGCCGGGACGATGAGCGAGGAGGAGTTCCTGGAAGCGGAATCCTGCATGAACCGGTCCACGGGCCACTGCATGACCATGGGCACGGCCTCCACCATGGCCAGCGTCGTGGAAGCGCTGGGCCTGGGCATGCCCGGCAACGCCGCCATCCCCGCGGCCGATGCCCGGCGGATGAAGCTGGCCCACGAAGCGGGCGCGCGCGTGGTGGAGATGGTCCGGGAGGACCTGCGCATGTCCCGCATCGTCACGCGCGAGGCCCTGGAGAACGCCATCCGGGTCGTCGGAGCCGTCGGGGGTTCCACCAACTCGGTCGTGCACCTGCTGGCCATCGCGGGCCGCCTCGGCGTAGATCTCTCCCTGCAGGACTGGGACAAGCTGGGCTGCGACGTCCCGTGCATCGTGAACCTGATGCCCTCGGGCAAATACCTGATGGAAGATTTCTACTACGCCGGCGGCTTGCCGGCCGTCATCCGCGAACTGGGCGACTTGATCCATCGCGACGCCCTGACCGTGAACGGCAGGACCATCGGGGAGAACACGGCCGATGCGCCCTGTCACGACCGGGACGTGATCCGGACGCTGGATGCTCCGTTGACTAAGGCCGGGGGACTCGCCGTGCTCCGGGGCAACCTGTGTCCCGACGGCGCCATCATCAAGCCCTCGGCGGCGTCGCCCGGACTGATGCGGCACCGCGGCCGCGCCATGGTGTTCGAAAACATCGAAGACCTCCACGACCGCATCGACGATCCGGACCTGGACGTGGAGGCCGATGACGTCCTGGTGCTGAAGAACTGCGGGCCGAAGGGATATCCGGGCATGGCCGAGGTGGGGAACATGCCCCTGCCGTCGAAATTGCTGCAGCGGGGCGTCACGGACATGGTCCGTATATCCGACGCGCGCATGAGCGGCACGGCCTTCGGCACCGTCGTGCTCCACACGGCGCCGGAAGCCGCCGCGGGCGGCACGCTGGCCCTCGTTAAGGACGGCGACATGATCGCGCTGGACGTCGGGCAACGCCGCCTCGAACTCGAAGTGCCCGAAGATGAGCTGGCCCGGAGGCGGGCCCGCTGGTCGCCGCCGGAACCCGCGATGGACCGGGGATACTGCCGGTTGTACGTGGACCACGTGCTCCAGGCCGACCGCGGCGTGGACTTCGATTTCCTGGTCGGCGGAAGCGGCGCGCCGGTGGCCAGGGACTCACACTAG
- the lepB gene encoding signal peptidase I, with translation MAVPADDTVPGGFEPLARNKSLLREYVEILLFTVLLFLFIRAEVVQAFRIPSESMEATLQVGDFLLVNKFIYGPGIPFTDIRMPAWRDPEPGDILVFPYPRNPAQMFIKRCIAVSGQKVEIRDKRVYVDDVMVENPPQVKFDDPSVRAATRSTRDNWGPKIVPADALFVMGDNRDYSSDSRYWGFVDREDVVGNAFIIYWSWERHREDPELVWQSSRPLESVASLVYVLGYNIVHVPWRVRWNRIGRIVM, from the coding sequence ATGGCGGTCCCGGCGGATGACACGGTTCCTGGAGGATTCGAACCCTTGGCAAGAAACAAGTCGCTGCTCAGAGAGTACGTGGAAATCCTGCTGTTCACCGTACTGCTCTTCCTCTTCATACGGGCGGAGGTCGTCCAGGCGTTTCGCATACCGTCGGAGTCCATGGAGGCCACCCTCCAGGTGGGGGACTTCCTGCTGGTCAACAAGTTCATCTACGGTCCCGGCATTCCGTTCACCGATATACGCATGCCCGCCTGGCGCGATCCCGAACCCGGTGATATCCTGGTGTTTCCTTATCCCCGCAACCCGGCACAGATGTTCATCAAAAGATGCATCGCCGTCTCCGGCCAGAAGGTGGAAATCCGGGACAAGCGCGTATACGTGGACGACGTGATGGTGGAGAATCCTCCGCAGGTCAAGTTCGATGACCCGTCGGTCAGGGCGGCGACCCGAAGCACGCGAGACAACTGGGGTCCCAAGATCGTCCCGGCGGACGCCCTGTTCGTCATGGGCGACAACCGGGACTACAGTTCCGACAGCAGGTACTGGGGATTCGTGGACCGGGAGGACGTGGTGGGCAACGCCTTCATCATCTACTGGTCCTGGGAACGCCACCGCGAGGACCCAGAACTGGTGTGGCAGTCGTCCAGGCCCCTGGAGAGCGTCGCCTCGCTGGTCTACGTACTGGGGTACAACATCGTGCATGTTCCGTGGCGGGTCCGCTGGAACCGCATCGGCAGGATTGTCATGTAG
- the ddlA gene encoding D-alanine--D-alanine ligase — MKKIRVGILCGGRSAEHQVSLQSARNIVDAIDRDRYEVVLIGIDRTGQWHLGDSAGFLLNAHDPKQIALNRLSETVTLAPGAPSDPVTTTTTHRPAGDIDVIFPVLHGPFGEDGTVQGLLKLANLPFVGSGVLGSAVSMDKDVMKRLLRDAGIAIAEFMTFVSSERDGISFDEVRGRLGMPCFIKPANLGSSVGITKARDAREFEAGVREAFRYDRKILVEECVSGREIECAVLGNAQPCASGLGEVRPTHEFYSYEAKYIDEHGAELEIPAKLPPDLTEKIRATAVETHRALACEGMSRVDFFLKEDGEVLVNELNTIPGFTRISMFPKLWEVAGVSYADLIDRLIQLALERFDEEESLET; from the coding sequence ATGAAGAAGATCAGGGTGGGCATCCTGTGCGGGGGCCGGTCGGCGGAACACCAGGTCTCTTTGCAATCGGCCCGGAATATCGTCGACGCCATCGACCGGGACCGGTACGAGGTCGTGCTGATCGGCATCGACCGAACTGGCCAGTGGCACCTGGGCGATTCGGCGGGATTCCTGCTCAACGCCCACGATCCGAAGCAGATCGCCCTGAACCGCCTGAGCGAGACGGTGACCCTTGCACCCGGGGCGCCCAGCGACCCGGTGACGACCACGACGACGCACCGTCCGGCAGGAGACATCGACGTCATATTTCCCGTGCTTCACGGCCCCTTCGGCGAGGACGGCACGGTACAGGGCCTGCTCAAGCTGGCCAATCTGCCCTTTGTCGGTTCGGGCGTCCTGGGTTCGGCGGTGTCCATGGACAAGGACGTGATGAAGCGCCTGTTGCGGGATGCGGGCATCGCCATCGCCGAGTTCATGACCTTCGTATCCTCCGAACGAGATGGGATCTCCTTCGATGAAGTGCGGGGCCGGCTGGGCATGCCTTGTTTCATCAAGCCCGCCAACCTGGGTTCCTCCGTCGGCATCACCAAGGCCCGCGATGCCCGTGAATTCGAAGCGGGCGTACGGGAGGCGTTCCGGTACGACCGGAAGATCCTGGTGGAAGAGTGCGTAAGCGGCCGCGAGATCGAATGCGCCGTGCTGGGGAATGCCCAGCCCTGCGCCTCCGGCCTGGGCGAGGTACGGCCCACCCATGAGTTCTATTCTTACGAGGCGAAGTACATCGACGAGCACGGCGCCGAACTGGAGATTCCGGCCAAATTGCCGCCGGACCTGACTGAGAAGATCCGTGCGACCGCCGTGGAGACCCACAGGGCCCTGGCCTGCGAGGGCATGTCCCGGGTGGACTTCTTTCTGAAGGAAGACGGCGAAGTCTTGGTCAACGAGCTCAATACCATTCCCGGGTTCACCCGGATCAGCATGTTCCCCAAGCTGTGGGAAGTCGCCGGCGTCTCCTACGCCGACCTGATCGACCGCCTGATCCAGCTTGCGCTGGAACGGTTCGATGAAGAGGAATCGCTCGAAACGTAG
- the hemW gene encoding radical SAM family heme chaperone HemW, producing MFRGGSAGTASAGLSCRSGRDSVDRDAITADRGANPLAGLYVHIPFCSHACPYCDFSFELLKGGRVDELLAALDTEAERRGRESPWADGVFETVFLGGGTPTCLTDRQLDRVFRTIHDRFRVAPHAEITVEANPETVSIPKLKRLRGLGVDRISIGVQSFSRDILMKLGRRHTADCAEKAFASAREAGFRNVNLDLMFGVPGQSAADWADTLERAVTLDPEHLSVYGLTIEPGTEYARLAEQGALDLPDEGRHTALYFQALDRLSDAGFRQYEISNLAKPGFACRHNESCWKGDEYLGLGPSAHSRMDGRRLANARGLADYLHAMDARGEATDMDETLSVDERIHEYILLSLRSVDGLDTRLFRDRYGDDAMDERDPAIHALAGEGLLAKRGSRLCLTRRGLALADSVCEYLM from the coding sequence ATGTTCCGTGGCGGGTCCGCTGGAACCGCATCGGCAGGATTGTCATGTAGATCGGGGCGCGACTCAGTAGATCGGGACGCAATCACAGCAGATCGGGGCGCAAACCCATTGGCCGGCCTCTACGTTCATATTCCCTTCTGCAGCCACGCCTGTCCATACTGCGATTTCTCCTTTGAATTGCTCAAAGGCGGCCGGGTGGACGAGTTGCTGGCCGCCCTGGACACCGAGGCGGAGCGGCGCGGCCGCGAATCGCCCTGGGCCGACGGCGTCTTCGAGACCGTCTTCCTGGGGGGCGGCACGCCCACCTGCCTCACGGATCGACAGCTGGACCGCGTCTTCCGGACGATCCATGATCGATTTCGGGTCGCTCCCCATGCCGAGATCACGGTGGAAGCGAATCCGGAAACGGTCAGCATCCCCAAGCTGAAACGGCTACGCGGACTCGGTGTCGACCGGATCTCTATCGGTGTCCAATCCTTCTCCCGCGACATCCTGATGAAACTGGGGCGTCGCCACACAGCGGACTGTGCCGAAAAGGCGTTCGCGTCCGCCAGGGAAGCCGGTTTCCGGAACGTCAATCTCGATCTCATGTTCGGCGTGCCCGGCCAGTCGGCGGCGGACTGGGCGGATACGCTGGAACGGGCGGTTACCCTGGATCCCGAGCACTTGTCGGTCTATGGCCTGACGATCGAGCCGGGGACGGAATACGCCCGGCTGGCGGAACAGGGCGCGCTGGACCTGCCGGACGAAGGGCGGCACACGGCCCTGTACTTCCAGGCCTTGGACCGGCTTTCCGACGCCGGTTTCCGGCAGTATGAGATCTCCAACCTGGCGAAACCAGGATTTGCATGCAGGCACAACGAATCCTGCTGGAAGGGCGACGAATATCTGGGGCTGGGGCCGTCGGCCCACTCGCGCATGGACGGACGGAGACTCGCCAATGCGCGCGGTCTCGCCGACTACCTGCATGCCATGGATGCACGGGGAGAAGCCACCGACATGGATGAAACGCTTTCGGTGGACGAACGTATACACGAGTATATCCTGCTGAGCCTGAGATCCGTGGATGGCCTGGACACCCGGCTCTTTCGAGACCGCTACGGGGACGACGCAATGGACGAACGGGATCCGGCCATCCATGCCCTGGCCGGCGAGGGGTTGCTTGCTAAACGCGGATCGCGGCTCTGCCTGACCCGGAGAGGACTGGCCCTGGCCGACAGCGTCTGCGAATATCTCATGTAG
- a CDS encoding phytanoyl-CoA dioxygenase family protein — translation MREADVLKVPDEAPSSFAENGFLLVESVFTTEEMAACKTAAKELVENTSGPSGVHVWMCDNIPARFASVSCDPRMAAILQPLIGPRIEFLSAKPVFKSPSVHFASPWHQDQAYWGGATKWSAWIALEDATTENGCLRVIPGSHRRKRDHASVRDARGFTNRVSDDELEGETIIDVEMKQGDVLVFHDGLLHSSHPNRSGRERWSFIPTYRNADVPDTSTVWNTSKPMDAPGRRSPIQPKESK, via the coding sequence TTGCGGGAGGCGGATGTGCTCAAGGTGCCGGACGAGGCCCCTTCATCCTTCGCGGAGAACGGTTTCCTCCTCGTCGAATCCGTATTCACGACCGAAGAGATGGCGGCCTGCAAGACCGCGGCGAAGGAACTGGTGGAAAACACCTCGGGGCCGTCGGGCGTTCACGTGTGGATGTGCGACAACATCCCGGCCCGGTTCGCGTCGGTATCCTGCGACCCCCGGATGGCCGCTATCCTGCAACCGCTGATCGGGCCGCGCATCGAGTTCCTCAGCGCGAAGCCCGTGTTCAAGTCCCCATCGGTCCACTTCGCCTCACCCTGGCACCAGGACCAGGCGTACTGGGGCGGCGCGACCAAGTGGTCTGCATGGATCGCGCTCGAAGACGCGACCACGGAAAACGGCTGCCTGCGGGTCATACCCGGCTCCCACCGCCGGAAGCGGGACCATGCATCCGTGCGGGACGCCAGGGGGTTCACCAACCGCGTCTCGGACGATGAGCTCGAGGGCGAAACGATCATCGACGTGGAAATGAAACAGGGGGACGTGCTGGTCTTCCACGACGGGCTGCTGCACAGTTCCCATCCGAACCGGTCCGGCCGGGAGCGCTGGTCCTTCATCCCCACCTACCGGAACGCGGATGTGCCCGATACATCCACGGTCTGGAACACTTCGAAACCCATGGACGCGCCTGGCCGGCGCAGTCCGATCCAACCCAAGGAGTCGAAATGA
- a CDS encoding DUF2953 domain-containing protein, protein MIPIFEPYLLIPVILLLSVVMLLAVPVTITFSVVRREDFSGRITFGWLFGLLRVTPSLSTGARRKRKRRRRSRAAAESAESGRADEPGGPEAPSARTSTDGKADGKRAPWERLRRVLKTRGFVRGVLIFLRDMARCVRFVSLHVAGRFGLDNPCDTGRLWGTFCALTGFLHGAERVRLRVEPDFDEAVFELDGRGEIRVIPVTLFLPFIRFVLAPATLRAAWSAAWRTGRTRRTGRTRRTRRTRRSR, encoded by the coding sequence TTGATTCCGATCTTCGAACCCTATCTGCTCATACCGGTCATCCTCCTGCTCTCGGTGGTGATGCTACTGGCGGTTCCCGTGACGATCACCTTCTCGGTCGTTCGCCGGGAGGACTTCTCGGGCAGGATCACGTTCGGGTGGCTGTTCGGCCTTCTCCGCGTCACCCCTTCCCTATCGACCGGCGCCCGTCGAAAGCGTAAGCGCAGGCGGAGGTCCCGCGCGGCGGCTGAATCGGCCGAATCAGGTAGAGCGGACGAACCAGGCGGACCGGAGGCCCCGTCCGCGCGCACCTCGACCGACGGAAAGGCCGATGGAAAACGTGCTCCGTGGGAACGCTTGCGCCGGGTACTGAAGACGAGGGGATTCGTCCGGGGCGTGCTGATATTCCTGCGTGATATGGCCAGGTGCGTGCGTTTCGTGTCCCTGCACGTCGCGGGCCGTTTCGGGCTGGACAATCCCTGTGACACGGGCCGCCTCTGGGGCACTTTCTGCGCCCTTACCGGATTTCTCCACGGCGCCGAGCGCGTGCGGCTGCGGGTCGAACCCGATTTCGACGAGGCGGTATTCGAGCTGGATGGCCGGGGCGAGATCCGAGTCATCCCCGTCACCCTGTTCCTTCCCTTCATCCGGTTCGTCCTTGCGCCCGCCACGCTGCGCGCGGCCTGGTCGGCGGCCTGGCGGACCGGGCGGACCAGGCGGACCGGGCGGACCAGGCGGACCAGGCGGACCAGGCGATCCAGGTAA
- a CDS encoding zf-HC2 domain-containing protein, protein MNCESAQRMVYEAVDRALSPEERRLLDGHLAGCERCRSEAVVLDALIETVETAPAAKPTEAFLSNVMSQLPAPSRSSWFAPALVLPRLVFAFTLAAAALVWLYRASLFEIVGNLPPVQTVSGPVTTAIRDIQAYLQAQAGAVLTQLPVPVSTSVEWGSLLLVATTLAVGYLLIRAAENLHVGRSSFRIDRRY, encoded by the coding sequence ATGAACTGCGAATCTGCACAAAGAATGGTGTACGAGGCGGTCGACCGGGCGCTTTCCCCGGAAGAGCGCCGCCTGTTGGATGGCCACCTTGCCGGCTGCGAACGCTGCAGGTCGGAGGCGGTGGTTCTCGACGCGTTGATCGAGACGGTCGAAACGGCCCCGGCCGCGAAACCCACCGAAGCCTTCCTGTCCAACGTGATGTCGCAGCTGCCCGCGCCTTCGCGGTCATCGTGGTTCGCGCCGGCCCTGGTCCTTCCCCGTCTCGTCTTCGCCTTTACGCTGGCCGCCGCCGCACTGGTCTGGCTGTACCGTGCGTCACTCTTTGAAATCGTGGGAAACCTCCCGCCCGTTCAAACGGTGTCCGGGCCGGTGACGACCGCGATCCGAGATATCCAGGCATACCTGCAAGCGCAGGCGGGCGCAGTCCTGACCCAACTTCCGGTACCGGTTTCCACTTCGGTCGAATGGGGTTCCTTGCTGTTGGTCGCCACCACACTCGCGGTCGGCTATCTGCTCATACGCGCGGCGGAGAACCTGCATGTCGGCCGATCGAGCTTCCGGATCGATAGGCGGTACTGA
- a CDS encoding tetratricopeptide repeat protein, which yields MRRTAVGLAGLSGLSGLAGLGLVIAALVCTGCGAKTMQYSGSLNTPEAEYAKALSLLESGAHDEAEAALRRTMRLDDGFAPAYVGMSRLLLERGDVKEAIRYVHMARIRDVDYVPCWLMAARLYDAAGQYEAAVAEFREAITRDKDRLWAVESYFDLGRTLEKLDRLEEAHDAYMEVITLDPLHLEARSSVTRIWKTLGPEFLMRLRYENRDIILP from the coding sequence GTGCGAAGAACGGCGGTCGGCCTGGCCGGCCTGAGCGGCCTGAGCGGCCTGGCCGGCCTCGGACTGGTCATCGCCGCCCTGGTGTGCACCGGGTGCGGCGCGAAGACCATGCAGTATTCCGGTTCGCTTAATACGCCCGAGGCCGAATACGCGAAGGCGCTGAGCCTGCTGGAATCGGGCGCCCATGACGAGGCGGAAGCGGCATTGCGCAGGACGATGCGGCTCGATGACGGCTTCGCGCCGGCCTACGTGGGGATGAGCCGCCTTCTTCTTGAGCGGGGAGACGTCAAGGAGGCGATCCGGTACGTGCATATGGCCCGGATCAGGGACGTGGACTACGTGCCCTGCTGGCTGATGGCTGCCCGTCTCTATGACGCCGCCGGCCAGTACGAAGCGGCGGTGGCCGAATTCAGGGAGGCGATTACCAGGGACAAAGACCGTTTGTGGGCGGTGGAAAGCTATTTCGACCTGGGCCGGACCCTGGAGAAGCTGGACAGGCTGGAGGAGGCCCACGACGCCTACATGGAAGTGATCACCCTGGATCCCCTCCATCTCGAGGCCCGATCCTCGGTGACGCGCATTTGGAAGACTCTGGGCCCCGAATTCCTGATGCGCCTGCGCTACGAGAACCGGGACATCATCCTTCCTTGA
- the lepA gene encoding elongation factor 4, translated as MSTEHIRNFSIIAHIDHGKSTLADRLLEMTGTVSPLKMRAQMLDNLDLERERGITIKAHAIRMSYDAPDGRSFALNLIDTPGHVDFSYEVSRSLAACEGALLIVDAVQGIEAQTISNLYLALENDLTIIPVINKIDLPNARVDVVTGQIVDLLGVDPEDVVLTSARDGIGVEAVLEAILDRIPPPEPDDGPLRALIFDSIFDQYRGAVPYVRVVSGELKPGMQIRMCSNDKQFEVAETGVLRFDKAPVDALTAGEVGYLIGNIRNVADASVGDTVTDAARPCDEPLPGYREAKSMVFSGLYPATSEDYEPLKEALEKYQLNDAALVYEPETSVALGFGFRCGFLGLLHMEVVQERLEREYGLTILATMPSVEYRITTTAGEVLMVDNPADMPDASYIDAVEEPFIQAQIVVPHDYIGNIMKLTRDRRGVYKAMEYLDPTRVALQYELPLSEIVFDFYDRLKSISRGYASFDYDFLEYRTSPLVRLNLLLNGDLVDALSIIIHKDKAYEWGRELCQRLRKIIPRQMFEVAVQAAIGGRVIARESIRPLRKNVTAKCYGGDITRKRKLLERQKEGKRRMKQVGNVEVPQEAFLAVLDIRGEGAAVGG; from the coding sequence ATGTCGACGGAACACATTCGCAACTTCTCCATCATCGCGCATATCGATCACGGCAAATCGACGCTGGCGGATCGCCTGCTGGAGATGACGGGCACCGTGTCTCCCCTGAAGATGCGTGCCCAGATGCTCGACAATCTAGACCTGGAGCGGGAGCGGGGCATCACGATCAAGGCCCACGCGATCCGCATGTCCTACGATGCGCCGGACGGACGGTCTTTCGCGTTGAATCTGATCGATACCCCCGGGCACGTCGATTTTTCCTACGAGGTGTCCCGGAGCCTCGCGGCCTGTGAAGGCGCGCTCCTGATCGTGGACGCCGTACAGGGCATCGAGGCGCAGACGATCAGCAATCTATACCTGGCCCTGGAGAACGACCTGACCATCATACCGGTCATCAACAAGATCGATCTGCCCAACGCGCGGGTCGACGTCGTGACGGGCCAGATCGTGGATCTGCTGGGCGTCGACCCCGAAGATGTGGTACTGACCAGTGCGAGGGACGGTATCGGCGTCGAAGCGGTACTGGAGGCCATCCTGGACCGTATCCCGCCCCCGGAACCCGATGACGGTCCCTTGCGGGCCCTCATCTTCGATTCGATCTTCGATCAGTACCGGGGCGCGGTGCCCTACGTACGTGTCGTGAGCGGCGAGTTAAAGCCGGGCATGCAAATCAGGATGTGCTCCAATGACAAGCAGTTCGAAGTCGCCGAGACCGGTGTGCTCCGTTTCGACAAGGCCCCCGTGGACGCGCTCACGGCCGGGGAGGTCGGCTATCTGATCGGGAACATCCGCAACGTGGCCGACGCCAGTGTGGGCGACACGGTCACCGACGCCGCCCGGCCCTGTGACGAACCGCTGCCCGGGTACCGGGAGGCCAAGTCCATGGTGTTCAGCGGGCTCTACCCGGCGACTTCGGAAGATTACGAACCGCTGAAGGAAGCCCTCGAGAAGTACCAGTTGAACGACGCCGCCCTGGTGTATGAACCCGAGACTTCGGTGGCCCTCGGATTCGGCTTTCGCTGCGGATTCCTCGGTCTGCTCCACATGGAAGTCGTGCAGGAACGGCTCGAACGGGAGTACGGGCTCACGATCCTGGCCACCATGCCCAGCGTGGAGTACCGGATCACGACCACCGCCGGCGAGGTGCTCATGGTGGACAACCCGGCCGACATGCCCGATGCCTCGTACATCGACGCCGTGGAGGAGCCGTTCATCCAGGCCCAGATCGTCGTCCCGCACGACTACATCGGTAACATCATGAAACTGACCCGGGACCGACGGGGCGTCTACAAGGCCATGGAATACCTCGACCCGACCCGGGTCGCCCTGCAGTACGAACTGCCGCTTTCGGAGATCGTCTTCGACTTCTACGACCGGTTGAAATCGATCAGCCGCGGATACGCCTCCTTCGACTACGACTTCCTGGAATACCGCACCTCGCCCCTGGTCAGGCTGAACCTGCTGCTCAACGGCGACCTGGTGGATGCCCTGTCGATCATCATCCACAAGGACAAGGCCTACGAGTGGGGCCGCGAGCTGTGCCAGCGGCTGCGCAAGATCATACCGCGGCAGATGTTCGAGGTCGCCGTCCAGGCCGCCATCGGCGGCCGCGTCATCGCGCGGGAGTCGATCCGTCCCCTGCGCAAGAACGTCACGGCCAAATGCTACGGCGGCGACATCACGCGGAAGCGCAAGCTCCTGGAACGTCAGAAGGAGGGCAAGCGGCGCATGAAGCAGGTGGGAAATGTCGAAGTGCCACAGGAAGCCTTCCTGGCGGTACTGGATATACGGGGCGAAGGCGCGGCAGTGGGAGGCTGA